From one Paenibacillus terrae HPL-003 genomic stretch:
- a CDS encoding stalk domain-containing protein, which yields MKRFGVAVLSTLVLSSAFASLAGAQAGDIKVIINGVTQQYTQAPVVSQNTTLVPLRGVFESLGAQVDWDSKAKKVTASKNEDTLTLNVGSKLAYKNSAPVQLDAATQIQKGQVLVPLRFVSQSLGAKVNWDKTTRTVTISNQADGSTTGDQTNSLSSKPLTAPVTKVTYDTYYNDSLTYDDAVKLAIADSTSVKTGEASIDQAGKIMKETGKNIDFVPAEAGDEGQDKAFKGYAQTNLNYEAAKKNLDMTKEGIQYNVKDLYNKLLQKQNAVKLAALNIEDAERKLKVAQIKRDNQMSSDYEVTQATNQLTQNQAALEKAKKDLDSAYVSLNQVIGYKPEQRYELKDKPVYSEFKDNVETKVSQVLTSSTAIWLSEQKVDLAELSLKLYNFNTQGNTPYEAQQLDVEKAQYATEGTKRQLEEAVRTLYNNIKGLESQYSQIQAGLVSARSAADMAKKQFDVGLATELQVYEANLKVTTAEQQAEDLVTSIDTLKMAYDKPWVMQGASS from the coding sequence ATGAAACGTTTTGGAGTGGCGGTACTTTCCACATTGGTTCTTTCTTCTGCATTTGCCAGTCTTGCAGGAGCTCAAGCAGGTGATATAAAAGTTATTATTAACGGTGTAACCCAGCAATATACGCAAGCTCCTGTTGTTAGTCAAAATACAACCTTGGTACCTCTTCGTGGAGTTTTCGAAAGCTTGGGAGCGCAAGTGGATTGGGATAGTAAAGCTAAAAAAGTAACGGCATCTAAAAATGAAGACACGTTAACTTTAAATGTTGGTTCTAAACTTGCCTATAAGAATAGTGCTCCTGTACAACTCGATGCAGCTACTCAAATTCAAAAGGGTCAAGTGCTCGTCCCTTTGCGCTTTGTGAGCCAATCATTAGGCGCCAAAGTAAATTGGGATAAAACTACACGGACAGTAACTATTTCAAATCAAGCTGATGGAAGCACTACTGGTGATCAAACCAACAGCCTATCCAGTAAGCCTCTGACAGCTCCTGTGACTAAAGTTACTTACGATACCTACTATAATGATTCTTTGACCTATGATGACGCAGTTAAACTGGCAATAGCTGATAGTACCTCAGTTAAAACAGGAGAAGCGAGTATTGATCAGGCTGGTAAAATCATGAAAGAAACGGGTAAAAATATTGACTTTGTTCCTGCAGAAGCAGGCGATGAAGGACAAGATAAAGCTTTCAAAGGTTATGCTCAAACTAACCTTAATTATGAGGCTGCTAAAAAGAACTTAGATATGACAAAAGAAGGTATTCAATATAATGTGAAGGATCTTTATAACAAGCTTCTTCAAAAGCAAAATGCCGTTAAGCTTGCTGCTTTGAATATTGAAGATGCAGAGCGCAAGCTTAAAGTTGCACAAATTAAGAGAGATAACCAAATGTCCAGTGACTATGAGGTGACACAAGCAACCAATCAGTTGACTCAAAATCAAGCTGCTTTAGAAAAGGCTAAAAAAGATCTGGATAGTGCATATGTATCTTTGAATCAAGTGATTGGCTACAAGCCAGAGCAACGTTATGAATTAAAGGATAAGCCTGTCTATTCTGAATTTAAAGATAATGTGGAAACGAAGGTGAGCCAAGTACTTACTAGCAGTACTGCTATTTGGTTAAGTGAACAAAAAGTGGATTTGGCTGAATTGAGCTTAAAGCTCTACAATTTTAATACTCAAGGAAATACACCATACGAAGCTCAACAACTAGATGTTGAGAAAGCTCAGTATGCTACAGAGGGTACAAAGAGACAGCTTGAAGAAGCTGTAAGAACGCTTTACAACAACATTAAAGGATTGGAAAGTCAGTATTCTCAAATTCAAGCTGGCTTGGTAAGTGCTAGAAGTGCAGCAGATATGGCTAAAAAGCAATTTGACGTGGGCTTAGCTACTGAGCTTCAGGTTTATGAGGCTAATCTGAAAGTAACTACCGCAGAACAGCAAGCGGAAGATTTAGTTACAAGTATTGATACATTAAAGATGGCTTATGATAAACCATGGGTTATGCAAGGTGCTTCTTCTTAA
- a CDS encoding copper amine oxidase N-terminal domain-containing protein, translating to MSDKIRQKDKNNISGYIQGGEKKVMTKFNKKMINVLATATLVAGVAAPIAALTAPTAVHASSSYQALSTPSINSDQQDNAVLGRAKVSISQASIASGASFTITLPKGFDFGKSGDLQVGRATSATDATYGLGVYLDPQDNSLEKNIPSTGYNDATALKVEKLTDNSAKVTLNFDNSKDSADVYLNFANINVSGPSNGPVKATIDASSLSGLTSGEVTIANVVSSGQVSLSAADTVSNTDNFTATLKVKEQTAGALANNNNIKLKLPSGFKWNAPGSASILFGDIASGDVVSKVDGDTLTLSLKTKSSKETTFNLPLSFYVDDETNAKEGDVTASISGNTTTDVSSLVVGSYGQIGGGVSVATPTTILAGHDEQKIGDIVIKESVAGSFVNNRTVTLRLPEGARWQSTFESNSPGSNFAGSFENTNGLGGADVSYTDSDKRTLRLTFKNVNSSKDPGTLKLKNVEVATQPGFSGDLNVDVAGSQGLSGTVKVATVKQAVTLAAASKPTLTIGLGDQQVGDITITEAAKEAFVKKDGSREVILELPTGVRFASTPEVKVTAGDVKVKSVSTDTYGESNKGRLSFYIDSESATPSTITISAPKLTVDRTVAQGDIVAKLKGSAVSYTAYKGATDNTQNWKDNNTAAAETAIATVGTPAPGATSTKAVFTLGSTSYTVDGQSKTAEVAPYAENGRTYLPVRYAAEALGVSQQNILFDKATSTVTLIKGSTVAQIKLNTNLLTVNGSVIRMDVKAVTNKNRTVLPIAWVSRALDASITYDATAKTVTVENKN from the coding sequence ATGAGTGACAAGATCCGACAAAAAGACAAAAATAATATTTCTGGTTATATTCAAGGAGGAGAAAAAAAGGTTATGACAAAGTTTAATAAAAAAATGATCAACGTGCTGGCAACAGCAACATTGGTTGCTGGTGTTGCAGCTCCAATCGCAGCACTGACTGCACCAACTGCAGTTCATGCATCTTCTAGCTACCAAGCTCTGAGTACTCCAAGTATTAACTCTGATCAACAAGATAATGCTGTTTTGGGTAGAGCGAAAGTAAGTATCAGCCAAGCTTCTATTGCTAGCGGTGCTTCTTTCACTATTACTTTGCCTAAAGGCTTTGATTTTGGTAAATCTGGAGATCTTCAGGTTGGCCGTGCTACTTCCGCTACTGACGCTACTTATGGTTTGGGTGTATATCTTGATCCACAAGATAACTCGCTTGAAAAAAACATTCCATCTACTGGCTATAATGATGCTACTGCACTAAAAGTTGAGAAATTGACTGATAACTCTGCAAAAGTAACACTGAACTTTGATAACTCCAAAGATAGCGCTGATGTGTATCTGAACTTTGCTAACATCAATGTAAGCGGACCTAGCAATGGACCAGTAAAAGCTACAATTGATGCTTCTTCCCTGAGTGGTTTGACTAGCGGTGAAGTTACAATTGCAAACGTAGTATCTTCCGGTCAAGTATCTTTGTCTGCTGCGGATACCGTTTCTAACACTGACAATTTCACTGCAACGTTGAAAGTGAAAGAACAAACAGCAGGTGCTTTGGCTAACAATAATAACATCAAACTGAAATTGCCTAGCGGTTTTAAATGGAACGCTCCAGGAAGTGCTAGCATTCTCTTTGGTGATATCGCATCTGGTGATGTAGTTTCTAAAGTCGATGGCGACACGCTGACTTTGTCTTTGAAAACAAAAAGTAGCAAAGAAACAACATTTAACCTTCCTTTAAGCTTCTACGTTGACGACGAAACTAACGCTAAAGAAGGTGATGTTACTGCTAGTATCTCCGGTAACACAACTACTGATGTTAGCTCTCTCGTAGTTGGTAGCTATGGCCAAATCGGTGGTGGTGTTTCGGTAGCTACCCCAACAACAATTCTTGCTGGTCATGACGAGCAAAAAATTGGTGATATCGTAATTAAAGAAAGCGTTGCTGGTTCTTTTGTTAACAACCGTACTGTAACATTGCGTTTGCCTGAAGGCGCTCGTTGGCAGTCTACTTTCGAAAGTAACTCCCCAGGTAGCAACTTTGCTGGATCTTTCGAAAACACTAACGGTCTTGGTGGAGCAGATGTATCTTACACAGATTCCGACAAACGTACTTTGAGATTGACTTTCAAAAACGTTAACAGCTCTAAAGATCCAGGTACTTTGAAACTGAAAAACGTTGAAGTTGCTACACAACCAGGTTTCTCTGGCGACCTGAACGTTGATGTTGCTGGTAGCCAAGGTCTGAGCGGTACTGTTAAGGTTGCAACTGTGAAGCAAGCTGTTACTTTGGCTGCTGCATCCAAACCAACCCTGACAATCGGTCTGGGCGACCAACAAGTTGGCGACATCACAATTACTGAAGCAGCTAAAGAAGCTTTCGTTAAGAAAGATGGTAGCCGTGAAGTAATCTTGGAATTGCCAACAGGCGTACGTTTTGCTTCTACTCCAGAAGTTAAAGTAACAGCTGGTGACGTTAAAGTGAAGAGCGTGTCCACTGATACTTACGGCGAAAGCAACAAAGGCCGTCTGAGCTTCTACATCGATAGCGAAAGTGCTACACCAAGTACAATCACAATCTCGGCTCCTAAGCTGACTGTTGACCGTACTGTAGCTCAAGGCGATATCGTTGCTAAGCTGAAAGGTAGCGCTGTTTCTTACACTGCATACAAAGGCGCAACTGACAACACTCAAAACTGGAAAGACAACAACACTGCAGCTGCTGAAACAGCAATCGCAACTGTTGGAACTCCAGCTCCAGGTGCTACTAGTACTAAAGCTGTCTTCACACTGGGAAGCACTTCTTACACTGTAGATGGTCAAAGTAAAACAGCAGAAGTAGCTCCTTATGCTGAAAACGGACGCACTTACTTGCCAGTACGTTATGCAGCTGAAGCTCTGGGTGTATCCCAACAAAACATCCTGTTTGACAAAGCAACTTCTACAGTTACCCTGATCAAAGGTAGCACTGTTGCTCAAATCAAACTGAACACAAACCTGTTGACTGTTAACGGTTCCGTGATTCGTATGGACGTTAAAGCTGTAACTAACAAAAACCGTACTGTACTGCCAATCGCTTGGGTGAGCAGAGCGCTGGATGCATCCATCACTTATGATGCAACTGCAAAAACAGTTACTGTTGAAAACAAAAACTAA
- a CDS encoding efflux RND transporter periplasmic adaptor subunit: MNKKSALIATTLLLSVALAGCSGGEAPAASPAAQKAIPIQVAKVAKGSLADSTGIVGSFAPKDTAQVSPKISGKIQNINLTVGQKVNKGDVLFTIDQKDIRDSITQSQESYQVALANLKQAESGASQSVQQGESSVDQAKSALVQQDNAITQAQNALVDAQNSVRDAQSTLTRNQQLFSAGAVSQSDLEQSQIAHRKAQTALENAQLALHNAQTSKESAQTTYSNAQKSLRLAQQKTGIDVARASVNQSKAALDTARSQLVDAVVRAPMSGTISVVSGTTGQMVSSQSAVATIANTNPILAKVNVSEEDLLKLNVGSTVTVGIDSLGKRIEAKVTAINPVMDNDLKAYPVEISVPNPSGEFKSGMVVTVYMKSEAAHNILVTQDAITEQAGKKYAYVVEGSTAKRVEVQTGEESAKQIEVTKGLTEGQTIAVKGISLLTDGAKVNIVK, from the coding sequence ATGAATAAAAAAAGTGCTCTGATTGCCACGACATTGCTTTTATCAGTTGCATTGGCAGGCTGCAGTGGGGGAGAGGCCCCCGCTGCTTCACCTGCTGCCCAAAAAGCAATTCCAATCCAGGTAGCGAAAGTAGCTAAAGGCAGTCTGGCGGATTCGACAGGTATTGTAGGCAGCTTCGCGCCTAAAGATACGGCTCAGGTTTCTCCGAAAATTAGCGGGAAAATACAGAACATTAATTTGACGGTAGGGCAAAAGGTAAACAAAGGCGATGTTTTGTTTACGATTGATCAGAAAGACATTCGGGATTCCATCACGCAGTCTCAAGAATCCTATCAGGTTGCACTGGCTAATTTGAAGCAGGCTGAGTCTGGAGCATCACAATCGGTGCAGCAGGGTGAATCGAGTGTAGACCAAGCTAAAAGTGCACTTGTTCAGCAAGACAATGCTATTACACAGGCTCAGAATGCTCTGGTAGATGCTCAGAATTCTGTGCGTGATGCCCAAAGTACGCTAACTCGAAATCAGCAGTTGTTTAGCGCTGGTGCTGTTTCACAATCTGACTTAGAACAGTCACAAATAGCGCATAGAAAAGCTCAAACAGCGCTGGAGAACGCTCAGCTTGCACTTCATAATGCGCAAACGTCCAAGGAAAGCGCACAAACAACATACAGTAATGCTCAAAAATCATTACGCCTTGCACAGCAAAAAACGGGTATTGATGTGGCTCGTGCCTCGGTAAATCAGTCCAAGGCTGCTTTGGATACGGCACGTAGTCAGCTTGTCGACGCTGTCGTCAGAGCCCCTATGTCAGGCACTATTTCTGTAGTGTCAGGTACAACAGGACAAATGGTCAGCTCCCAATCAGCTGTAGCTACAATTGCAAACACCAATCCGATCCTTGCCAAGGTAAATGTATCTGAGGAGGATCTGCTTAAGCTAAACGTAGGCTCCACTGTAACTGTAGGGATAGACTCGTTGGGCAAGCGAATTGAGGCTAAAGTGACGGCGATCAATCCTGTTATGGATAATGATCTTAAGGCATATCCTGTCGAAATATCAGTCCCTAATCCTTCTGGCGAGTTCAAATCCGGTATGGTAGTGACTGTTTACATGAAATCAGAAGCTGCACACAATATTCTCGTAACGCAGGATGCAATTACGGAGCAGGCGGGGAAAAAATATGCGTATGTAGTTGAGGGATCCACGGCTAAGCGGGTAGAGGTGCAAACAGGCGAGGAAAGCGCCAAACAGATTGAAGTAACCAAAGGGCTTACTGAAGGACAGACTATTGCCGTTAAAGGTATAAGTCTGCTTACAGATGGTGCGAAGGTTAATATAGTGAAGTAA
- a CDS encoding efflux RND transporter permease subunit yields the protein MSQFSIRRPVTVFMLILALLIGGGIFALRLPVEQMPDMKLPIAVVATSIPNSTPTEVEELVTKPIEKGLASIENVDTIQSQSSEGSSMVVVQFNWGVDINQATLDMRDKIDGVRGSLPKAANSPRVLKLDINATPVITLAFTGDQDVNKLKPIAEDIIEPRLERIAGVASVSMSGGQERLVKITVDQAKLQSYGITLDQISQALSSNNVAGSAGSVYRGNTEIQLRVQGEYKAVSEMAETPIPVGKGSVKLKDIATVKDSLDEVTTISTYNGKPSINISVTKATGGNTLSIANSVKDSLDSIQKELPPGTQLEMVTDASKPISDSVNSLVEHAVLGLVIAAIVLLLFLNSVRSTIIASIVIPISFVATFMMMYFSGQTINVISLSGLLLGLGSFVDFAVVIIENIFRQRHEGKSMLQGAIDGSKQVGNAVMASALAQIVVFLPVVFVDGIAGVLFKPLALTVIFSHIAALVVSLLIVPMLSSRWLPTVPDESIYSSGAYKGINPIVWFNVGFEKFKGGYRRILKWGINHRKSVLIITLLMFVAAGTLIPMVKTEFIPESDTGEFTVNVKLPNGTVLEETEKVVQDIEKEILKVPDLDKMTVTVGSGGNSAFSGATPTNSADLNVALKDGHQPTDVVVEGLRKKFDSIPDAEITLVSTTGLSSGAAVNINLKGDDMDVLRELSDNLVADVKNIPGTVNVKSSLSAVREEYEITVKRELASRYGLSATQILSAVNTSFNGSVATSYRTGEDQIDVKISLPEQNRHDFSNLQALRITTSQGIDVPLSSVVSIDKRTVPDTVSREDQTRQVQITADIDGTGDILTINQKIDALLKSTHFPEGYSADTGGGQSEQMMESFMNLAVAILLSVVLIYMVMAGQFESLLTPFVIMFSVPPTLIGVLIGLVVTGSSLSVSALTGYIMLVGLVVNNAIVMIDFIIQLRKEGQDRDEAIIHGASERLRPILMTTLATVLALLPMAFATGNGNETQAPMAVVVVFGLSFAAVITLFLIPVVYVIMDNMIEKRKNRKLKRQAKRELKKEAKLQQKSVHI from the coding sequence ATGTCTCAGTTTTCAATACGCCGTCCTGTAACAGTATTTATGTTAATTCTTGCTTTGTTAATCGGGGGCGGTATTTTTGCGTTAAGACTTCCTGTCGAGCAGATGCCGGATATGAAGCTGCCTATTGCTGTGGTAGCGACCAGTATTCCGAACTCGACACCGACAGAAGTTGAGGAATTGGTGACCAAACCTATTGAAAAGGGTCTGGCTTCTATTGAGAATGTGGATACGATCCAGTCTCAGTCTTCAGAAGGATCATCTATGGTCGTAGTTCAATTTAATTGGGGAGTAGATATAAATCAGGCAACCCTCGACATGCGAGATAAAATTGATGGGGTTCGAGGATCTCTTCCAAAGGCGGCAAATTCACCGCGCGTACTTAAATTGGATATTAACGCAACGCCAGTAATTACCCTCGCTTTTACAGGGGACCAGGATGTTAACAAGCTGAAGCCTATTGCTGAAGATATTATTGAGCCGCGGCTTGAAAGAATTGCGGGAGTAGCTTCAGTCAGCATGTCAGGTGGGCAAGAACGGCTTGTGAAGATTACTGTAGATCAGGCCAAGCTTCAAAGCTATGGCATTACGTTGGATCAGATCAGCCAAGCACTGTCGTCTAATAACGTAGCTGGTTCTGCTGGATCGGTGTACCGAGGTAATACAGAAATCCAACTTCGGGTTCAAGGTGAATATAAAGCTGTTTCAGAAATGGCTGAAACGCCAATTCCAGTAGGGAAGGGGAGCGTTAAGCTAAAGGACATTGCGACAGTTAAAGATTCCTTGGATGAAGTTACAACCATTTCTACCTATAATGGAAAGCCAAGTATCAATATTTCTGTTACTAAAGCTACAGGGGGAAATACCCTTTCAATCGCCAATTCTGTGAAGGATAGTTTAGATTCAATACAGAAGGAATTACCTCCGGGAACTCAACTGGAGATGGTAACAGATGCTTCCAAACCCATTAGCGACTCTGTAAACTCACTAGTAGAGCATGCTGTATTGGGGCTTGTTATCGCAGCCATTGTGTTGCTGTTATTTTTGAATAGTGTACGTTCAACCATTATTGCCTCTATCGTTATTCCAATTTCTTTCGTAGCAACGTTTATGATGATGTATTTTAGCGGACAAACCATCAACGTCATTTCATTGAGTGGTTTGCTACTGGGATTGGGATCCTTTGTCGACTTTGCCGTTGTTATTATTGAGAATATTTTTAGGCAGCGACATGAAGGGAAGAGCATGCTACAAGGGGCTATTGATGGCTCCAAGCAGGTAGGTAATGCCGTTATGGCGTCTGCACTTGCGCAGATCGTAGTATTTTTACCAGTTGTTTTTGTTGACGGAATTGCGGGAGTTCTATTTAAACCGCTGGCATTAACTGTTATTTTCTCTCACATTGCAGCTTTGGTGGTTTCTCTTCTGATTGTTCCAATGCTCAGCTCACGTTGGTTACCTACCGTACCGGATGAATCAATATACTCTTCAGGTGCTTATAAAGGTATTAACCCGATTGTGTGGTTTAATGTTGGCTTCGAGAAGTTTAAGGGTGGCTATCGTCGTATACTGAAGTGGGGGATTAACCATAGAAAATCTGTTTTAATCATTACATTATTAATGTTTGTTGCAGCTGGGACTCTGATTCCTATGGTTAAGACTGAATTTATCCCGGAATCCGATACTGGGGAATTCACAGTTAACGTAAAACTTCCTAATGGAACGGTCTTGGAAGAAACCGAAAAGGTTGTTCAAGATATAGAAAAAGAAATTTTGAAAGTTCCTGATCTGGATAAAATGACAGTGACAGTTGGTTCTGGTGGCAATTCTGCCTTTTCAGGTGCAACTCCAACCAACTCGGCAGATCTAAATGTTGCGCTGAAGGATGGGCATCAGCCAACAGATGTTGTAGTTGAGGGCCTTCGTAAGAAATTTGATAGTATTCCGGATGCAGAGATTACACTGGTGTCTACAACAGGCCTTTCAAGTGGAGCGGCTGTTAACATTAATCTAAAAGGTGACGATATGGACGTCCTGAGAGAACTCTCGGACAATCTCGTTGCGGACGTGAAAAATATACCTGGTACAGTTAATGTAAAAAGTTCCTTGAGTGCGGTTCGCGAAGAATATGAGATTACCGTTAAGCGGGAGCTTGCTAGTCGATATGGCTTATCAGCAACCCAAATCTTGTCTGCAGTGAATACTTCTTTTAATGGGTCAGTCGCTACAAGCTATCGTACAGGTGAAGATCAGATTGATGTGAAGATATCGTTGCCAGAGCAAAATCGCCATGATTTCTCAAATCTACAAGCCTTACGGATTACCACTTCACAAGGCATCGATGTACCATTGTCTTCAGTAGTAAGTATTGATAAGCGGACTGTACCCGATACTGTTTCTCGTGAAGACCAAACGCGTCAAGTGCAGATTACTGCTGATATTGATGGAACAGGGGACATTCTTACCATTAATCAAAAAATAGATGCTCTTTTGAAGAGCACTCACTTCCCAGAAGGCTACAGTGCAGATACGGGTGGGGGACAAAGTGAACAAATGATGGAGTCTTTTATGAACTTGGCGGTAGCTATTCTGCTATCTGTCGTGCTGATTTATATGGTTATGGCAGGCCAGTTCGAATCGTTGCTTACACCGTTTGTTATTATGTTTTCGGTTCCACCTACATTAATAGGTGTGCTTATCGGTTTGGTTGTCACAGGATCTAGTCTTAGCGTATCGGCTCTAACCGGTTATATTATGCTCGTCGGCTTGGTCGTGAATAACGCCATTGTTATGATTGACTTCATCATCCAGCTCCGTAAAGAAGGTCAAGATCGAGATGAAGCCATTATTCATGGAGCATCTGAGCGGTTGCGTCCAATTTTGATGACTACGCTTGCTACCGTACTTGCTTTGCTTCCAATGGCATTCGCTACAGGAAACGGTAATGAAACACAAGCACCTATGGCAGTTGTCGTTGTGTTCGGGTTGTCCTTCGCTGCTGTTATTACATTGTTTCTTATTCCGGTAGTCTACGTAATCATGGATAATATGATCGAAAAACGTAAAAATCGGAAATTGAAAAGACAGGCGAAGAGAGAGCTTAAAAAAGAAGCAAAGCTGCAACAAAAGAGTGTTCACATTTAA